The Bacillus sp. F19 DNA segment AAGTTAGCGATTCCAAAGTTAAGACCAAAGAATACTAAACATGCAAGAACAAAGTTCACGATATCCATCCATAAACCAGCTTTAATGATCATTGGAGTACGGGTTAATAATTCGATGAAACCAAATGAGTGAACACGGATGTCGATGATATCGACGATCGCAAATGCAAGCCCTGTTGTAATAGCGTATACAATATACAGAACAGGAGCAGCGAACATGAACATGAATTCGATTGGCTCTGTTACGCCAGTTAAAAATACTGCAAGACCTGCAGATAAGAACATTGATTTATATTTTATTCGTTTGTCTTTATCAACATTGCGGTACATCGCATAAGCAATACCGATTAGTGAAGCTGTAGAAAGAATCATTTGCCCAACTTTAAAACGGGCTGGAGTCACGTCATTTAACAACTGGTTATAGCTTGCAGTATCTCCTGCAGCAAGGAAGTTGTTTAAGTCGGCAATCCATGCAAGCCATAAAGGATCTTGACCGGATACTGTTGAACCAGCGCTTCCGCCAGTTAAGATTTCGTATGTTCCGCCAAGAGACGTATAGTTCATCGGCACCGTCAGCATGTGATGAAGTCCGAAAGGAAGAAGCAGGCGCTCAAGGGCGCCAAAGATAAATGGTGCAACAATTGGTGCCGTGTTGCGTGAAGTGGCAATCCATTGACCGAAGTTATTTAAAAGTCCTTGAATAAATGGCCAAACTAGAGATAATACGATAGCGGTTACAACAGATCCGCCGATAACTGCGAAAGGCACAAAGCGCTTGCCGTTAAAGAATGAAAGTGATTCTGGAAGCTTATTGAAATTGTAATATTTATTGAACAGGTTTGCACCAAGGAAACCTGCGATAATCCCAACGAATACACCCATGTTTAATGCCGGAGCACCTAATACAGATGTGAAGTAATCTTTAACAATTAATTCTTGTCCGAATAAAGAATTTACAGTTGCTTCAGGATCTGCAAGCATAGCAGAATTAACTCCGAAGATTGCTCCTGTAATACGGTTAATAAGAATGAACGCGATTAATGCAGCGAATGCTCCGCCAGCTCGTTCCTTAGCCCAGGAACCCCCAATCGCAACTGCAAACAGGATATGAAGATTGGTGATAATGCCCCAACCGATGTCTTCCATCACTCGCGCAATCGTTTGCACAAGCGTGATGTCTCCGCCTGACATGGCGATTAACTTGCCAAGTGAGATCATAATTCCGGCTGCTGGCATAACGGCTACAACAACCATCAAGGCTTTACCGAATTTTTGCCAGAAATCAAACGATAATAAGTTCTTCATCTTTTGCCCTTCTTTCCCCTATTAAATATAAATAGTGTAAACGAATTCATTATTAGGAAGAATTGCTTACTTATTTTTTAAAATAATGTTGTGCAAATATGAGTGCAACCTCGTGCAATCGCTTGCATAAGCCTATTTTAAATAAAGGGCTTTCATATTGCAACAAAAAAATGATAAGTTTTTCATATTTTTATAGAATATCTTTTTTCTAGAGCGAATTTCCTCCTGAGAGATATGAATTAGGCGAGAATCCTTCATATATATATTTTCCGTATAGAAAAGTTCATCAAAGTTTTGCTTGTAGTAAAAGTATGCTTCAAAAGGGATGATATACTGTAATGATATCGGAGGAATCTTTTTTTGAATAATTTACGTAGTTCTTACTATATAAGCTTGATTATTTAGGAGGTTATCGTGGCTGCTCAACTTGAATATATGGTAGAGGCAGAAAAATTTATCAGACAATGTTATCAGGAGCTGGGCAAAACGGAAGAAGAAACTGTTGCCCGTCTTTTGCAAATCAAATCTCTGCTCGATAAAGAGGGTCAGTATCATTTAACGTTTAAAGAACTTGAGCATGGGGCTAAACTGGCGTGGAGAAACAGCAATAAGTGCATTGGCCGCTTATTCTGGAACACGCTAAAAGTTGTGGATGCAAGAGACCTTGCGACAGAAGAAGAAATCAGGGACGCACTGTTTTCGCATATTGAATATGCAACCAACAACGGCAGAATCCGTCCGCTTATTACGATTTTTAAGCCTGTTCTGGATGGATCTGAACCTGTCCGGATCTGGAATCACCAGCTGCTGAGATATGCGGGTTATGAAACGGATTCAGGCATTGTCGGCGATCAAGGGTCCATCGCATTTACAAAGAAATGTGAAGAGCTTGGATGGGAGGGAGGGGGAACGGACTATGATCTGCTTCCGCTTGTCATACAGGCAGGAAATCGGGAGCCGGTGTGGTATGAAATCCCTTCTGAAATTGTGTTTGAAATTCCAATCACGCATCCTCAATACCCGGAGTTCTGCGAGCTTGACGCCAAATGGTATGCTGTTCCGATTATATCCGACATGAGCCTTGAAATAGGCGGGATAACGTTTCCTGCAGCACCGTTCAATGGCTGGTATATGGGAACGGAAATCGGGGCAAGGAATTTAGCTGACGAGGGAAGATATAACATGCTTCCAAAAGTGGCTTCAATTATGGGAATGGATACCTCCTCCAATGCAACGCTTTGGAAAGACAAAGCACTTGTTGAACTGAACGTTGCTGTATTGCACTCTTTCAAAGAAGCAGGAGCAAGCATTGTCGATCATCATACCGCTGCCCAGCAATTTAAACGCTTTGAGCACAACGAAGCGGCAGAGGGACGGGGTGTAACTGGAGATTGGACATGGCTGATTCCTCCGGTTGCACCTGCGACGACACATATTTTTCATAAACAGTATGAAAATAAAACCGTGAAGCCGAATTATTTATATCAGGATCGTGCTTATTAGGACAAGCTCATTTATGGGCTTGTTTTTTAATTTCAAGGCTTTGTTAATGCTTGGTGATGATTTTCTTAATTGACAGATCTATAAACTTGATATGGATAGGGCTGAGCGCAAACTCCATTTATTCTGCTTATTCTATATTGTACACTCTAATTAAAGGTCCCCCCTTTTTATTGAAAAAGCATCTGCTTTCACCTAAGCAGATGCTCCTTTTTGTTTCGTGTTTCTTCTATTTTTTAATCGATTTATTAGTGTTTCATAAAAGTGAAAAGTTATTAATTTTGATTAAATATGACTAATTTTTGTTCCGTCATTTCCTCAATGGCGTACTTTACACCTTCCCGTCCAATTCCACTTTCTTTTACTCCCCCATATGGCATATGGTCCAGACGGAACGTAGGGATATCATTTACTATAACGCCTCCTACGTGCAGCTTTTGCGAAGCCATTAATGCCGTACGAATATTCTCTGTGTAAATACCCGCTTGCAATCCGTAGCGAGAATCATTGACAAGCTCTATTGCTTGATCAACAGTTGAGAATTTATTGATCAATACGATAGGGGCAAACACTTCTTGGCAAGAAACTTTTTGGGACGGATCCACTTCCAATAAAACAGTTGGATGCAAAATATTTCCTTCCGATTTACCTCCTGTCGCCACTATTGCTCCTTTCTGCTTCGCTTCCTCAATCCATTCGAGGGATCGTTCTATGTCCCGGGGACTGATTAATGCAGAAACATCTGTCATCGGATCAAGAGGATCTCCTAGTTTTAGCTTTTGAGTCGCTGCAACGAATTTTTCTGTAAATGTTTCATATAGTTCTTCATGAACATAAACCCGCTGAACGGAAATACAGACTTGTCCTTGAAATGCAAACGCTCCGGTTACACAACGTGAAATGATTTTGTCAATATCAACGCCTTTGTCAATAATGACCGCCGCATTAGAACCTAATTCAAGGGTGACCTTTTTTAATCCGGCTTTATTCCGAATGTCAATGCCTACGGAGGGGCTTCCTGTAAAAGATATCTTTTGAATTCTTTCATCTGTCACAAGCTTTTCACCTATTAATTTCCCGCTTCCTGTTACAACATTGAATGCTCCTGCCGGCAACCCGGCTTCCTGGAGTAACTCAGCAAGAAATAATGAGGACAATGGTGTTTGTGCAGCCGGTTTTAAAACAACGGAATTGCCTGAAGCAAGTGCAGGTCCTACTTTATGTGCTACTAGGTTCATAGGAAAGTTAAAAGGTGTTATTGCCGCAATGACTCCTATTGGCTCCCGGACAGTATAGGCAACTCTTCCTTCTCCTCCTGGTGCAGCATCAACCGGTATCGTTTCTCCATGTATCCGTTTTGCTTCTTCAGCAGAAAATTTATATGTTTGAATCGTGCGATCAACTTCCCCTTTTGCAGTAGAAAGTGGTTTAGCTGCCTCCAGAGCAATTATTTCTGCCGCTTCATCTGATCTTTGTTCTAATAGATTTGCAAGATTCTCTAAAATCCTTGCACGCTTATAACTTGGCATATCAGCCATTGTTTTTCTGGCTTCATAAGCAGCAGTCAACGCCATTTCTACTTCTGTAAGAGTTGCTGCAGGAACTTCTGCAATCACCTCTCCACTGTAAGGAGATAATAAAGGACTATAGCTTTCTGCATTTACCCACTCACCGTTAATAAATAAGTTTTTTTTCATAATGAATCTCCTCGCCTTGCATTATTTGTGTAGTAATAATTCTTGTGTTTACTTGGCTGCATAGTTTTCTGAAGCAAGATCTGCTTCGATAACTGAGATAGAATTGTTTAGAATCTCAATCATTTTCTTGATTTCGTCTTTATTAATCGTTAACGGCGGTGCAAATACTACTATATCTTGATCATCCAAGACGACTGATCTGCAAATAAGCCCTTGTTTTGCAGCTTCTAAAACAATTGCAGGAGACAGAGGGGCAGCGTAATGTTCTTTTGTTTTTGAATCTATGGCAATTTCAATACCTGCCATCAACCCAAGCCCTTTTACTTTACCGACTATTTTTTGGTCTTGCTGGATTCGGTATAGTCCTTTTAGCAGTTCCTGTCCCATTGCTTCAGCATTTTCTATTAAATGTTCCTGTTCAATAATCTCTAAATTTTTCAATGCAACCGCACAAGCCATTGGATGCCCGCTATACGTGTATCCATGCAGCAAAGTGCCCGTTGAGAGCTCCGTTAATTCCCGATGGATCTTTTCGGATATCATGACCCCTCCAAGCTGAGCATATCCGCTTGTGACACCTTTTGCAAAGCACATCATATCAGGTGCAACACCGTAATGATCCATTCCAAAGTACATTCCTGTTCGGCCAAATCCAGTTATCACTTCATCTGTAATAAATAAAACTCCATACTCATCGCAAATTTCACGTACTTCCTTAAAATAATTTTCCGGAGCTACGTGAATGCCCCCTGCTCCTTGTACAGGTTCTGCAATAAAAGCCGCAATCGTTTCAGGACCTTCTGCTGCAATCAATTCTCGTAAAGATTGAGAAGAAAAGTTGTCTGCGTACAGAAAATCAGGAGCCAGTGAGTTCGTGAAATCCCGAAAAGCTTTCAGCCCAGTTGCACTTGTTGCCCCCATTGAGACTCCGTGATAGGATTTTGTTCTTGAAATAATCTTTTTTCTTCCTGGCTGACCTTTTAGAATCCAGTAATGGCGTGCAAGTTTATAAGCTGTATCATTCGCCTCCGAACCGCCAGAAGTGAAGAAGGTTGCGCTTAAATCTCCAGGAGCTATTTGTGCAAGTTTTGCGGCCAATCGAATGGCAGGTTCGTTGCTATATGTGGCAAAACAGGAACTGAAACCCAGTTTTGACATCTGCTCCATCGCAATTTTGCCTAATTCCCCGCGCCCATGCCCTGCGTTTACATTCCAGAGAGATGACATACCATCAATGACTTCTTTTCCTGTTACATCTTGAAGGTAGACTCCCTTTCCTTCTGTAAAAATAAAAGCAGGCCCCTGTTCTTGCTGCTGTTTAACTGGGGATGTTGGATGGATAAAATGTTTTTTATCTAACTCTCTTAATTCCTGGATTGTGTTTTCAGTATGTGTCATCATGAACACCCTTTCTTTTTGAATAAATAAATATGATCTTACCTATTTATTATGCAAGATTCGTGCCAACTAATTTTCCTAGAGTTAAGGCTGTTTTTTAGTTTAATTGATTTAAAATTAAATCAAATATGTGGTTTTTAATTTAATTATTGATTATTTTCTCTTTTTTGATTTATATTTTAATCAACATTTATAGACATAAAAGGAGGGGACCGTATTGGAAGATGGAATGCTGGGGATGGAATTAAATAAAATTATCGAAACATCGAATAATAACATTACAATTACTGATGAAAAAGGAATTATTTTACGATCTAATCGAGAACATTGGGCAATTTATGATATGCAGCCTGATACATACATCGGTACATCGGTTTATCAATTAGAAAAAGAAGGGCTGCTTTCACCTTCTATCAATGCAATCGTTTTAAAGGAAAAAAAATTCACTCGTATTATGCAGCATACAAGAACAGGCCGAGTTGTCATGTCAACTGGCTATCCGATTTTCAATAAGGAAGGCCTCCTGGTTAGAGTGATCAGCTATAGTCAGGATCAGACCGAAATATGGAAATTGCAGGAACAATACGAGGAATTACAACGCAAGATAAAGGGCTATCAGACAGAAGTCGAGGATTTAAGGGGAAAGGAACTTGGTCATCATGCTTTTATCGCTAGAAGTAATCAAACACAGCAGATTTTAAAAACGATTCATAATGTCGCTAAAACCGATGCCACGATTCTTTTTTTAGGACCAACTGGGGTAGGGAAAAGTACGTTTGCACGCGCTCTTCATAATCAAAGCAACCGAAATAAAGAGCCATTTATTGAGGTGAATTGCAGCACAATCCCAGAAAGTTTGTTTGAATCAGAGATATTTGGATATGAACCAGGATCCTTTACAGGGGGAAACAAACAAGGCAAGCAGGGACTGATTGAACAAGCTGACAGCGGTACTCTTTTTTTAGATGAAATCGGGGAACTCCCCCTTGCTATGCAAGCTAAATTATTGAAAGTGCTTCAAGAAAAAAAGATAAAGCGCATCGGCGGAAAAAAAGAAAGACTTATTAACTTCCGGCTAATCGCAGCAACAAATCAGGATCTGGAGAAGATGGTAAATGAAGGAAAGTTTAGGTTAGATTTGTTTTACCGTTTAAATGTGATACCTATTCAAATTCCTTCATTACTTGAGCGTAAAGAAGATATACCAATCTTAATTCAGCATTACTTGCAGAAAACCAATGATAAATACCAGACAATAAAAAAATTACATCCCTCGACTTATGAAGTATTGACGCATTATGAATGGCCCGGGAATATACGGGAATTAGAAAATTTGATTGAACGGTTAATTCTTACCATTGATGAACCCGCTATCTATCCCAAACACCTTCCCCTAGCCATCACAGGGCAAGTGGAACAGACGGAAGATTCCTCTTCCTCCGCAATTGAACAGGAATTAAGCGGGAAACAAGATCTTAAAAAGACGTTAGAAAAGATTGAAATACAATTGATTGCCAAAGCATATAAACAATGTAAAACGACATACGAAATGGCAGATTATTTGGGAATCAGTCAACCTTCAGTCATCTATAAATTAAAGAAATATAAGGAACATTTTTGAATCATTAGGAAGAATCTCTGATATAAAAGAAATTTATCACCTAATTTAATCTTTCCTTCGCGAACTCCTTTATCTAAAGCGAGAGGGATTGCAGCTGATGAGGTAATTCCGTCATCCACTAAACAATGTGTAGTCATTCGGAAGGCCGCTTTTTTCGCCAATCAGCTTCATTGGCTGATACGAATTGCTTGCCGGTCATTGCCAAAGCACTTGATATTATCTGAGTGCTTTTTTGTTCGATCATTCTCGGAATTAGAATTTTCAGATTCATATAGATAAAGAGATAAATAATTCATATCCAAATGCTATAATTTACTGGTAATACCATCAATTACAAAGAGCGGAGATGAGGAAATGAAATCTTTAGCAAACAAGTTTTCCACTCAATTTGAATGGATATTGAATGTGATTAATGTTGGTGTCCATATAGTTAATAAGGATGGAGATACCGTATTCTACAATGAAATGATGGCTCATATCGATGGGCTGAATCGTGAACAGGTGTTAGGAAAAAATATCTTTCAGCTGTATCCATCCTTAACGGACGAATCCAGTACGCTGTATTTGGCATTGGGAAAAGGCATAGAAACGAATGAGTCTATTCAAACCTATGTCAATTTAAAAGGGGAAAAAATAACTTCTATCAATAGCACTTATTCTTTATACGAGGAAGGTAAAGTTATTGGGGCAGTGGAAATCGCCAAGGATATTACTAAGGTCATGAGCATGTACGATCAAATTGTGGATCTGCGTTCTCAGCTGGCCGAGACCCACAAGAAAAGCAAGTTCTTTGCAGGTACAGCCACTTATCATTTTAGTGATTTAATTGGGGACAGCCCTGCTTTTCAAGAAGCTATTTCATTGGCGAAAAAAGCGGCTCGTACACATTCTCCAGTAATGATTTATGGACCTACAGGAACAGGAAAAGAACTAATTGCCCAAAGTATACATAATGTAAGTGCTCGGCGAAATCAGCCATTCATTGCGCAAAATTGTGCTGCTGTTCCAAAGGAATTAATGGAGGGTCTGCTGTTTGGTACAACGAAAGGGGCTTTTACGGGAGCGGTGGACCGTCTGGGTATTTTTGAACAGGCAAGTGGCGGTACCCTGTTTCTTGATGAACTGAATAGTCTAGACCTTGGTCTGCAGGCAAAATTGCTTCGAGTATTACAAGAAGGGGAAATACGCCGTGTTGGAGGATCGAAGGAACAGAAAATTAATGTAAAAATCATTGCTGCGATGAATATTTCTCCAGATGAGGCGTTAGAGCGGGGAATTATTCGCTCAGATTTATTTTTCCGTCTAAATGTTGTGACAATCCAAATGCCATCTCTACTGGAACGCAAAGAAGATATTCCTGAAATCGTAAATCACTTTATTCACAAATTCAATCGATCATTCGTTTCGGATGTACGAGGGATCAGCCGAAAAGCTATGCAACGGATGCTTCAATATCCATGGCCGGGGAACATTCGGGAATTGGGTCATGCTATAGAGTTAGCTTTTAACGTCATGGACGCGGGTGAAAAAACAATTGATGAACATCATCTTCCTGCTTATTTATTCCCATCAGGAAAGTATTCCGCTTTAAATACGCAGAACCATCTTCCTCCATTAAAAAATGAGATTGATTTACCTGCTGTGCTGGAAGAAATAGAAAGGGATATGATTATAAATATGTTTGAGAAATGTAACGGGAATATCAGCAAAACAGCTGAGGCTCTCAATATAAAGAGACAGGGTTTACAGTATAAGCTAAACAAATACGGTATCGAGAAAGTATATACCGGAAGAATAAGGGAATGAAAATAATCTAGATAATTTTGGAAACGCTTCCATTTTGATGAGTCAAAAGTAAAATTGTAATAAGTGAGTAATGGAATATTCTTCGAGTCTGCTGCTATCCCGAGTGAAACTAACTAAAAATATTAATAAATTTAACTTGGAGCAAATTATTTGGCTGCAAAACATCATGCGTAACGCAAAATATCTTGCGTTTTTTAAAAAGAGAGAGGGCATACAGCCCTCTTTTTTCTATGTTTTCCTCGTTTTGTATGTTGGCATCATTCTTGCAAGTAGATAAATATAAAGAACAATCCAAAGTTCTTAAGATAGAAGGAGGTAATTTTAATGAGTTTGATGGAGATGGACTTAAAACGTAAAGAATACCTTGGTGGACGCAGACACTATAATGAAATTGAACTGTGGAAAGATGTAACGGAAGAGAAATGGAATGATTGGCTCTGGCAATTAACAAATACAATTAAAACTCTGGACGATCTGAAAAAAGTTGTGAACTTGACACCGGATGAAGAAGAAGGGGTTCGAATTTCGACTCAAACAATTCCTTTAAATATTACGCCTTACTATGCATCCTTAATGAATCCGAATGATCCTCGCTGCCCGATTCGTTTACAGTCTGTACCGCTTTCGGCAGAAATGAACAAGACAAGATATGATTTGGAAGATCCGCTGCATGAGGATGAAGATTCCCCAGTGCCAGGTCTGACGCATCGTTATCCGGACCGCGTTCTATTTCTTGTCACGAACCAATGCTCTATGTATTGCCGTTATTGTACTCGCCGTCGCTTTTCTGGTCAGGTTGGCATGGGGGTTCCTAAGAAGCAATTAGACGCAGCGATTGAATATATTCGAAATACTCCAGAAGTGAGAGACGTTCTGATTTCAGGAGGAGATGGGCTGTTAATCAATGATAAGATTCTCGAATACGTATTAAGTAATTTACGTGCTATCCCACATGTGGAAATTATTCGGATTGGTACTCGTGCCCCGGTCGTTTTCCCGCAGAGGATTACAGAGAATTTATGCAATATTCTGAAAAAATATCATCCAATCTGGTTAAATACGCATTTCAATCATTCACTTGAACTGACGGAAGAAGCGAAAAAGGCATGTGATATGCTGTCGATGGCTGGAGTGCCGCTTGGTAATCAGGCTGTCATTCTTGCTGGGATTAACGATAGTGTTCATATCATGAAAAAGCTTATGCACGACTGTGTTAAAGCTAGAGTAAGACCTTATTACATTTATCAATGTGATTTATCTGAAGGGATTGGCCATTTCCGTGCCCCGGTTTCTAAAGGACTGGAAATCATTGAAGCGCTTCGCGGCCATACATCAGGATATGCGGTGCCGACCTTTGTGGTAGACGCTCCTGGAGGAGGAGGAAAAATCGCCTTGACTCCTAATTACCTCCTTTCACAAAGTCCTGATAAAGTGGTCTTACGAAACTTTGAAGGAGTTATTACAAGCTATCCGGAGCCGAAGAACTACATTCCTGGAAGTGCAGATGCTTACTTTGATGAGGTATATGGTACGGAAGAAAGAAAAGAAGCCGTGGGAATCGCTGCTCTCATGACAGACGAAAAATTCAATTTGGTACCAGAAGGCCTCCGCCGCCTTGACAAGAGAAAAGCGTATGAGAGTACTGATGAACATGCATCCTTAAAGGATCGCCGTGATAAACGGGATGAAATGAAAGAAAAATTGATGAAAGCTCAAGAAAAAAAGAATCAACCGACGGTGTAGACCTCGGTGAAAAATAAACGCAAGGGGGAATAAAGATGGATTGCTTGTGGTGTAATGCCCCAAACGTGGAGGAAAGTGAAAAAAAGGATTGTTACTGGATTATGCCTGATGGTAAACGATCAATAAAGATTCTTCAAGTTCCAGCTCTGAACTGTCCGAATTGCGGAATCTATGTGTCTGACTTGATGAATCAAAAGGTGGATGAAGCTTTATATATATATGACGTGAGTGAGTATCCTGATGAGTTTACGTATGAACAGCTTCTTTCAGCCCCTGTAAAGAAATTGTTTAATTGGAAATAGAATGCCGGGAGAAGATGATGAATCATCACTTCTCCCGAATTTAGATGAGGAGGGTACATAATGTCTGTTCAAAACCTGCCTTTTTTCACCCGAATTGAGACTGGGGAATGTTTTAAAATAGAGCTCTTTCTAGATCATGCGAATCTTCGCTTACGCATAGATGATTATCAAGGAAATATCAAAAAAGTGATAGCTCGAGCACTGGTCATCGCTCAGGAACATGGTTTTACAAAAGTGATCCTTAAAGCTAGGCAGGAAGATTTATCTGCGATATTGGCTCATGGATTTATGCTGGAGGGGAAATTGAATAGGTATTTTAATGGGAATGATGCTTATTGCATGGCATTATATTTTACCAATGAGAGGCGATCAAGCGACTATTGGATGAAAGAAGACAAAATTCTAAAAGAAATCATTGAGATTCCCAGGCTGATAGAAAAGCCGAAAATACCTGAAAATTACTCCCTTCGATTTGCTGCAGTTGAAGATGCACACGAGCTGGCAAATTTATATAGTACAATTTTTGAAACCTATCCAACACCAATGAATGATGAGCATTATATAAAAAAAGTGATAGAAGAAGGTACGATCTTCAGTGTTATCCAATATGAAGGATCCATCGTGAGTGCCGCATCCGCGGAGGTAAATGATATCTATCATAATGCTGAACTAACAGACTGTGCGACTATCCCTCATCATAGAAAGCATGGTTTTATGAAGGTGCTTCTCTCGGCATTAGAACAAGAACTTATCAGGCGAAATATTTATTGTGCCTATTCTTTAGCACGAGGTTTGTCAATGGGGATGAACGCTGTTTTTCACCAGCTGGGATATGAATATGGAGGAAGATTAACAAAGAATTGCAATATTTGGGATAAGTATGAGGATATGAATATTTGGGTTAAAGATTTATCTTCTTGAAAGGATTTTTAAAATAGGAGGAAATTTTTATGGCTAAATACACATGGGTAGATAAAGATACTTGTATTGCCTGTGGAGCATGCGGTGGAACAGCACCTGATATTTATGACTTTGACGAACAGGGACTTGCTTTCGTTGTCTTGGACGAAAATCAGGGGATTGCTGAAATTCCTGAGATTCTTCATGATGACATGCATGAAGCAATGGAAGGCTGCCCTACAGAATCAATTCTCATTCAGGATGAACCTTTTAATAGGTAAACCCGGTTTCAAAGATTCAAATTTGCCATTTTTTTTCATTTATTTAATAGAATTTTTCCAATAGATTTAGGGAATTTGGACGGTCCACTCCTTACACCTCATTTCACCCTTGATATTAACGAATAGCGACCCTGAACTTAATAGATCATAATTTATGGTATTACCAGGAACTTGCTTCTGAAACATATTGTACGAATGTACCGATTGCAGGGAATGGACAGTGGAAATCTAAATTGTTGTTCCTTTTATATATTCAAATTAATAGGTTAACTGATTCATAGAAATAGAAAAATGAGTAGTGGGCAAGAAACTTAAAAAAGGAGAGATGAAATGAAGCGGAGTCATTTGATTAAGCCTATTCTAGATTATAACTATCCCACCGTCTCTCATGGGAATGGAATATATCTTTATGACATGGATGGTAATCAATACATCGACGGATCATCAGGTGCGGTTACAGCAAGTATTGGTCATGGAGTATTAGAGGTTGTTGATGCCATG contains these protein-coding regions:
- a CDS encoding aspartate aminotransferase family protein, with amino-acid sequence MTHTENTIQELRELDKKHFIHPTSPVKQQQEQGPAFIFTEGKGVYLQDVTGKEVIDGMSSLWNVNAGHGRGELGKIAMEQMSKLGFSSCFATYSNEPAIRLAAKLAQIAPGDLSATFFTSGGSEANDTAYKLARHYWILKGQPGRKKIISRTKSYHGVSMGATSATGLKAFRDFTNSLAPDFLYADNFSSQSLRELIAAEGPETIAAFIAEPVQGAGGIHVAPENYFKEVREICDEYGVLFITDEVITGFGRTGMYFGMDHYGVAPDMMCFAKGVTSGYAQLGGVMISEKIHRELTELSTGTLLHGYTYSGHPMACAVALKNLEIIEQEHLIENAEAMGQELLKGLYRIQQDQKIVGKVKGLGLMAGIEIAIDSKTKEHYAAPLSPAIVLEAAKQGLICRSVVLDDQDIVVFAPPLTINKDEIKKMIEILNNSISVIEADLASENYAAK
- a CDS encoding PTS transporter subunit IIBC, with the translated sequence MKNLLSFDFWQKFGKALMVVVAVMPAAGIMISLGKLIAMSGGDITLVQTIARVMEDIGWGIITNLHILFAVAIGGSWAKERAGGAFAALIAFILINRITGAIFGVNSAMLADPEATVNSLFGQELIVKDYFTSVLGAPALNMGVFVGIIAGFLGANLFNKYYNFNKLPESLSFFNGKRFVPFAVIGGSVVTAIVLSLVWPFIQGLLNNFGQWIATSRNTAPIVAPFIFGALERLLLPFGLHHMLTVPMNYTSLGGTYEILTGGSAGSTVSGQDPLWLAWIADLNNFLAAGDTASYNQLLNDVTPARFKVGQMILSTASLIGIAYAMYRNVDKDKRIKYKSMFLSAGLAVFLTGVTEPIEFMFMFAAPVLYIVYAITTGLAFAIVDIIDIRVHSFGFIELLTRTPMIIKAGLWMDIVNFVLACLVFFGLNFGIANFMIKRFNFPTPGRNGNYIDSEEPAAKGTGAVNSDSQASAIITLLGGSANIEDVDACMTRLRVTVKDSGKVAGEAQWKENGALGLIIKDKGVQAIYGPKADVLKSDIQDTLGA
- a CDS encoding nitric oxide synthase oxygenase, with translation MVEAEKFIRQCYQELGKTEEETVARLLQIKSLLDKEGQYHLTFKELEHGAKLAWRNSNKCIGRLFWNTLKVVDARDLATEEEIRDALFSHIEYATNNGRIRPLITIFKPVLDGSEPVRIWNHQLLRYAGYETDSGIVGDQGSIAFTKKCEELGWEGGGTDYDLLPLVIQAGNREPVWYEIPSEIVFEIPITHPQYPEFCELDAKWYAVPIISDMSLEIGGITFPAAPFNGWYMGTEIGARNLADEGRYNMLPKVASIMGMDTSSNATLWKDKALVELNVAVLHSFKEAGASIVDHHTAAQQFKRFEHNEAAEGRGVTGDWTWLIPPVAPATTHIFHKQYENKTVKPNYLYQDRAY
- a CDS encoding sigma 54-interacting transcriptional regulator, whose protein sequence is MLGMELNKIIETSNNNITITDEKGIILRSNREHWAIYDMQPDTYIGTSVYQLEKEGLLSPSINAIVLKEKKFTRIMQHTRTGRVVMSTGYPIFNKEGLLVRVISYSQDQTEIWKLQEQYEELQRKIKGYQTEVEDLRGKELGHHAFIARSNQTQQILKTIHNVAKTDATILFLGPTGVGKSTFARALHNQSNRNKEPFIEVNCSTIPESLFESEIFGYEPGSFTGGNKQGKQGLIEQADSGTLFLDEIGELPLAMQAKLLKVLQEKKIKRIGGKKERLINFRLIAATNQDLEKMVNEGKFRLDLFYRLNVIPIQIPSLLERKEDIPILIQHYLQKTNDKYQTIKKLHPSTYEVLTHYEWPGNIRELENLIERLILTIDEPAIYPKHLPLAITGQVEQTEDSSSSAIEQELSGKQDLKKTLEKIEIQLIAKAYKQCKTTYEMADYLGISQPSVIYKLKKYKEHF
- a CDS encoding aldehyde dehydrogenase family protein translates to MKKNLFINGEWVNAESYSPLLSPYSGEVIAEVPAATLTEVEMALTAAYEARKTMADMPSYKRARILENLANLLEQRSDEAAEIIALEAAKPLSTAKGEVDRTIQTYKFSAEEAKRIHGETIPVDAAPGGEGRVAYTVREPIGVIAAITPFNFPMNLVAHKVGPALASGNSVVLKPAAQTPLSSLFLAELLQEAGLPAGAFNVVTGSGKLIGEKLVTDERIQKISFTGSPSVGIDIRNKAGLKKVTLELGSNAAVIIDKGVDIDKIISRCVTGAFAFQGQVCISVQRVYVHEELYETFTEKFVAATQKLKLGDPLDPMTDVSALISPRDIERSLEWIEEAKQKGAIVATGGKSEGNILHPTVLLEVDPSQKVSCQEVFAPIVLINKFSTVDQAIELVNDSRYGLQAGIYTENIRTALMASQKLHVGGVIVNDIPTFRLDHMPYGGVKESGIGREGVKYAIEEMTEQKLVIFNQN